The genomic interval TAATGGCCTTAGAGCCAGGCAGGATGGAGGGAGTTCATCTTCACCAAGCTGGGTCACCTTAGACAAATTAGGTAACTGTCTGACttttaacttctttattttatgtgtttgtttatggTTGCGCTGgggctttgttgctgtgcacaggcttttctctagttgtggtgattgGGGCTACACTTTAGTTTCAGCACACAGGCTTCTTATTGTAGTGGGTATCTCTTGTTGCAAAACACGGGCTccaggtgcttgggcttcagtagttgtggtgcatgggcttgtggtacatggaatcttcccagaccagggactgaatctatgtctcctgcattggtaggcagattcttaaccacttgaccaccagggaagttcctcaatttcttcattttaaaatagagacAATTGTGGTACTTAGGGCATTGGctagattaaaattaaattagatgATCCATGTTAACCTCTACACTGTGACCTGATAAGGCTCAATTGCACTTCACCATCTGGAAAGCTGTTTGGAAGAGATGGGTTTCAGTGGCTCCTGGAATGATAGAAAGATGGATGCACTTTTATGCTGTCTAATTATACATGTTATTTATGCAGACCTCTGCTGCACTTGTATCAGCCAGAATGCCTTTGTTTCCCGGTCTGATCCCATCCACTTTGTTTCCTGGTCTGACCCCTTGGATACTCTCAGGAGGGCATAGGTCCTGGCACACTGCTGTCCCTCACTGGCTGTGTGTTCTAGGGCAGCCTCTCACATGCAGAGCACAGCTTGGGCAGTCCCCATGGGTAGAGACTGCAGGGGGTTGGGTGGCTGATGTTCAGCTAGTTAGCTAGTTGGTGCTGTGCAAGTTTAGCTAGCATGATCGTCATacctcctcttcctgccccttACAGACTCTTGGATTTCATCAGCGTCTTGTCTTATGACTTACATGGAAGCTGGGAAAAGGTCACAGGACACAATAGCcctctgttctctctgcctggagaCCCCAAATCTTCGGTAAGAAAAGGAAAGCTGGCAGGCAGCCCAGACATGCACCCCTGAGCCAGGCCAGTGGCTCTTGGTAACAAGGAGGGGTTGTGTTCTTCCTCCCTGCAGGCATATGCCATGAATTACTGGCGACAGCTTGGGGCACCCCCTGAGAAGCTCCTCATGGGGCTCCCCACCTATGGACGTACTTTTCACCTCCTCAGAGCCTCTCAGAATGAGCTGAGGGCAGAAGCTGTGGGACCAGCATCTCCAGGGAAGTACACCAAGCAAGCTGGCTTCTTGGCTTATTATGAGGTGACAGGAATGGGAACCTCTGTCTGTGAGTTAGGGCTCCCCAACCTGAGCCCAGGGCCAAAGCAGGGACAAGGGACCAAGGCAAGACTGAGGGCTAGAGATAGGACAAGGAGATGGTTTGCTGCGGTAAGGGACATCCACTCTCTGGTATACTCTCTTTTCTTTTGGGGAAGTTATTTGAGCCCTTTGTAAGAGGTGAGGGACTGGGTGGAGTCTGAATAAAGGGGGACAGATATTTCACTCCTTAGGAGattctaaaataatatttaagtcaATCCTGAATTACTATGTGGCCTAAATAAACCTAATTAATATttgcaagatatatatatatattttcaaaagtaagAGAATAACATAACATCCTCTCATTCCCTGATTCCCAAATGCCCTTCACCCAGCTTCAGTTATTAACCACTCTTggccagtcttgttttttctcaATATTGTTTCTTCTCCCTGACTCCTTCCTTCTCACTAGTAGATTATTCTGAAACGATTCAAAGACATCCCCCATGACAGATTCCTTCTCCTCTACCTCAGTTCTACCCCCTAATCCCCATCTCAACAAAGCTTGCTCCAGTGGAGGAAAGAGCCATGGCCCCAGGGCAATGTGAAACACAGTAGAAGATAGTAAGAGGCATGGACTGCTTGGCTGTAGGATCTAGATTAGGTGACTTTTGTGCAGAGCTGTGAAGCACAGTCAGAATCCTGATGGATGGGGAGGACCTTCTAGGCAGAGGACAGCAGACCCCAGAGGGCGAGCTGTATATTTGCCTGTGGTGGTAGTGGAGGTGCTGGTCTCTCCAATCTCTGCTCTGTCCTGGCTCCTGAAGATGTTTCCCTGCTAATCCAATGAAGCATGGTTATGAGTGATGACATAGTCGAGGGTAGTGTCCTTGGAGGACATTACGTGAAAGAGATTTTGATAAACTTTTAAtgacaacccccacccccaaaggaaAAACTTTTACACCTTAACTTCTACAGCCCAAGCTGAATATGTCCACATCTTTGTAGCACATGGTCTCCAGCTCAGGGCTGGGTACCCAATCCACACTCAGTGGTTTCTTGATTATAATAACCTAGTTCTCCCTGCTTTCCAGGCCTTTTCAGTTATTATAGATTCAAAAGTTAGTTTGATAACTGCCTAGATGGGGCAGTTTATGTTGGTTTAAGTGAACAGAGGAGATATTTATTCATAAAAAGTCTTTGAGAAAGGAACAGGTTTAGTCAAAGGTCAGGTTTGTTCCTGTAGTAGTTTGGTATTGATTTTACCAAACCCTGGTTTGTTTTCTTAAGGCTCTCCCCCACTGCTTAGTGttctttttgtttatccatcgcAGATGTCATGGAAGGAATGTACAGTAGTAGGGATTTTTTTTGGAATAGAGAGGAGGTCCTTTGTGAGTGGCTTCCACACCCCCTCTTTGGTCTGCCTTCCTCTCACCCCCTGGTGAGGGATTCTTGGGTTCTTTTTCCTTGCTGGTGCTTCCCTCCATGGCACTTCACAGAACTACTCTGGTGATCTTCCTGGCAGATTTGCTCCTTTGTCCGGAGAGCGAAGAAGCGCTGGATTGATGATCAGTATGTCCCATATGCTTTCAAGGGGAAGGAGTGGGTTGGCTATGATGATGCCATGAGCTTCAGTTACAAGGTAAGACCTTGGTCCTTTCTTGCTCCAGCATAGTTTTCCTCTGGCTTCCGTGAGGCCCTTgtctgtactgtgtgtgtgtgtgtgtgtgtaggtgtgtgtgtactGCATGGAGAATGAAGGTGAGAATGACTATATTAGATAAGTTTTAGGCATACCTGATCTAACTGGAGCTTCCTAATCAAACCTACCCCAATCgccttattttaaaaaggaggatTTATGAAGACACTTAAATGCTGATGTAGGTGTTTGGCCTTCATCCTGTGTGCATTTTCAGGCAAAATAAGGTTTCTGAGCCAGGTATATGATTTGTGAGTTTGAAATCTTTAGACTTTAGTAATCGTGACCACCACTGCACCCCGTATCAACAGTGGTCTATGATGTTGAACctggcaagttttttttttttttttttttatatagtgaattaaaacagaaaagacGTGTTCCAGTGTTTCCCTAACCTGCCTCTGCTTGGAATCACCTAGATTAGATGTAGAGTTAATAGATGTAGAAATTATTAGttccaaccctgaatattcatcaggtCTTGGAAAGAATCTGGAAACTGCTTGCAGTATATCCCTTTGTGATCCTACTGTAATCTGTGTGGCTCTTCGGGTGTGCACATCTGAGATGATAAGGGTCTGGACTAGGAAGTTTGGGAGGAGAGGCCACTGATGATGAGCAGTTGTCAGAAGCCTGTCACTGCCTGGATGTCGGGGCTTATAAGTGGAGGGATGTCACACTGTCTCCTCTCATAAGTGATGCAGAAGTGACTGGTATTGGTTGTTCTTTGGGGAACATTTGTGGTATAAAGCAGAGATAATATGGCAGTTATCATGAAGAGTCACTGTGACTTCCTCTAATCCTGGGTGAGACCCGCTATGAGGAGAGGTAGAGAGCATGACTTTCAGCTTCCAGGATCTTACTCTGTGGTTTGGAAACAGAAGACACAAAAAAGGTCAGTGACCTGGAATTATCCAGTCAGgtataattaaatatatgatCCATAGGACACAGAAGAGGGGGTTGGACCCCACTGCTGGGGAAAGCCAGAAGCCAGCAGTGCAGGGTGGCCTTGCTTTGAGGGGCAATTATAGAGCCTTACCAAGCTAGAGGTGGACGTGAGCCCAGCGTGAGCATAATTAAGAGCTCTCATCACAGAATCTCAGAGCTGAAAGAAACCTTGCAGGTAATCACTGGGAAGCAGTAATCCCTGGATCTCTCAGTGTTCCAGCACTGTCCAGGCATTCCAAGTAAAGCAAACAGACCAGCTATAATTAAACAGAAAgtttcctctcccctctcccccagagtCATCTCCTTACCTGCGTGGATTGTAAAATCTCCTTCCCCGAGAGGCCTTGTTTACTTTCCAGAGCCAAACTCTTGGTCTCTCTAGAGGGGAGGAGGGCAAGACATGCCTGCTTCCTATGTCAGCTTGAGACTCGTAACTGTGGGATTCTTCTCCTGTGGTGCAGACTCTGCTGCACATGCAGGTGAATGTCTGGTTGCCTTCACAACCAGTGGATAATTGGGGAGTGGAGAGCAAACTCCAGGTGCTAATCTGACTTTTTACCGTGAGTAGAAATGGTCACTTTTTTGATCTGGAGATCTGCTGTGTGcgtgtatgtacatataaaacAGACAGGTTAATTTAgcctatgcatgcatgctaagttgcttcagtcatgtccgattctttgtggccttatggactctagcctgccaggctcctctatccatgggattctccaggcaagaatactggagtgggttgccatttcttcctccagggggatcttcctgacccagggatcaaacccaagtctcttatgtctcctgcattggcaggcaggtgagAAGCCCAGTTTAGCTTAGAAGTAGGACAAAATCTCAGAATCTTCACAGTTTCAAACTTAATAATTAGGCTTTGCTGTCTTATTTTACATTTGGGGAAATTAAATCTCAGAAAGAAGCCAACTGATTTGACCAAGTCATTACCAAGTCATGCAGCTGTTTGCATATGAGTCTGCTTTTTCCTCCAGCACAAAGAgtgctggcaaagtaatgataAAACCTGGTTTGGGGTCTAAACTCTGCCTTTTAGTTAtatctgtgatttaaaaaatcatggaCAAAAGACTATGTTATTTATCTGTGAAAAGGATATGATATTATCTGCTCTATTCCTCCTATATAACATCATTTTGGCATGAGGTATGTtgaggtgattttaaaaaaatataaagcaatgtCTACTGTTTAGTTGATGATAATGGTAATTAGCAGTTTGGGAAGTCAGACAGTACTTAACATTTATGAACATTTACTATGTGGAAAGTATTGCTCCAAATATTTTACATGTgggattaaaaaaattctttttcaagttgtggcaaaatatacataacataaaagtcaccattttacttattttttgttgCAGTTCAATAGCATTAAGTACACTGACATTGTTGTATAACCATCACACTTATCCCTCTCCAGAACTTTCTtgtcttcctaaactgaaactccacACACATTAAATAGCTCCTCATTCTTGCCTCACACACCTCCTCTTAATCACCACTCTACCTTCCatctttatgaatttgactactctaagaGCCTCTATGAGTGGAAtcttagtatttgttcttttgtaactggcttatttcacttagcatgatgtttttcacttccatccatgttgtaacatgtgcATGTAGGAATTCGTTGGATCCTAAAAATGTTGGAAACGttattatccattttttttttttttacacaggaAGCAACAAAGACACACAAAGTTTATGTAACTTTTTTTCAAGATGCCATAGCTAATAAACAATAGAGCTAGATTCAAAGACAGGCTATGTGGCTAACCATCCTGCTATATTGCCTTCTGAGAGTCCATCTGATTTTGCCATTGTACTTTCTGGAGGATAGTTAGAACAGCGGGTTCACTGACCACTCCTTTTTTTTCAGGCAGTTTTCATAAAGAGAGAGCATTTTGGGGGGGCCATGGTGTGGACATTGGACCTGGATGATGTCAGGGGCAATTTCTGCGGCACTGGCCCTTTCCCCCTTGTCCACACGTTGAATAATCTCCTGGTGAATGATGGTGAGTAGCTATGACTTGGAAGCTGGGGTTGGCAATTGCACAAGCAGCCACTGGGTGGGTCCCTTCTGTAAGATCTAAAGGCTTTGTTGTGGCAAAATGACAGTGAAGGAAGAGAATAAGCTTTGATGGCCAGGCCAGTCTGCTTTCTAATCTTGGTTTGGATGCAAGCTCCATTTGATCTCtctgatcttttttttcccatctacaaaatggaaataatcctTATACTCATGACAGTATTATACAAGCTAAATGAGATGTGAAATGAAAGCATGCTGGCTCATGGTGAACACTCAATACATATCAGTTTAtctctgtatttcttttccttgctttcaTGCAACAAacaccagaaaaagaaattaagtttctttttgatatttctttGATAGTAgagacttctctggcagttcagaGATGGAACCTGGCATGCTAGAGCTGCCTTGGAGCCCTCATTTTGTGAGGAAACCAGGGCTCAGAAAGATAAAACAGCTAGTCAGGAGTGGAAATGAAACTCAAGCTTAATTCTTCACAACATGCTTTCTAGGGCAACCTCCTTGCACTCAGCCTGGACTTTGTGCTTCCCGAAAGGGGGACACAAAAGGATTCTTCCTGTGGATTCCACAGGTTAGGAATAGGCTTCAGGGTAAGGTCTTGCTCAAGGTGCAAAGGTCAAAGCAAAGGCTTAAGCTTAGAGAATTGGCAGACTTCTGCTTGGGGTCCCTCAACCAGAAATGTGGCAAACCCCACTGAGTGTCCACGGCTGCCTGGGATCATGTTGATATGTTGAAGTAGGGGAGCCAGGCTTCTGTGTGCGGAGACTTTATCTGTGTCAACAAGTGGATGCATTTGGAAATCCTCTGGTTCTGGTTTGGGAGTTGGTACTTCAGCCCTGAAGCAGCTCTAGTTCTGCCAGTGACAGGATGGGAAGGAAGATGTAGGAGTCTCACCCTTTTCTGTTGATTTCTTCTAGAGTTCAGCTCAACTCCTTCACCAAAATTTTGGTTCTCAACTGCTATGAATTCTTCAAGAATTGGCCCTGAAATGCCAACTATGACGAGGGATTTGATCACTGGTTTGGGCATTTTGCCCCCGGGAGGAGAGGCTGTGGCCACTGAGACTCATAGAAAGTCTGCAACAATGGCCATAAGCCCCAGAGGTGAGATTGCGACCCCTACAAGGAGCCCTCTGTCCTTTGGAAGGCTCACTGCTGCTCCAGAAGGGAAGACTGAGAGCCCTGGAGAGAAGCCCCTGACCACTGTGGGCCATCTGGCGGTGAGCCCTGGAGGGATAGCTGTGGGTCCCGTGCACCGTCAGACTGGACAGACGGTCACACCCCCAGGAAGGAAGGCTGGAGTCCCTGAGAAGGTGACCACCCCCTCTGGAAAGATGACAGTCACCCCTGATGGGCAGGCTGAGACTCTGGAGAGGTCACTTTGACCTCTGAGGTGGACCCTGACCCCCTGGTGGGTTACTTTGGTCTTCAGACAAGCTGAAAAGTGGATGCTGCCCTCTGGCCCCAGGATACACTCCTCTTGGTTTTGACAACCCCTTTGTTCCCACTGATGGACTCATTCTTTGGACGACTTGATAACCTTCCAATGACTCCTCTCTCTAAAGAAACTTGGAAAACTCTGCTGTGAATAAAGGATCCCAAAGTCTGTTGTTGGCAGAAGCTTGGGGAAGCCcttatcttttcttcttggtCCCCTGACAGAAGCTGCCTATGCCCAGCCATTCTTGCATCATGCTTGGGGCAAACAAGCCCCATGTCATAGTGAGTTAATCTCTTCTCTCTTGAATAAACTGAAAACATAAGAAGCTGTCTGAGTTCTCTGAAGTTCTTTTCTTGAAATGACCCATGGTTGTGAAttgtcagtttctttctttcaaggTCATTTTCCGCTTCTGTAATTTTTGGAAGGAGGGAATTTGTGTCTGTCCCACCCTGATGTTTTCCAGTGTTGATTATGTGCTTCTGTCTCTGCAGTGAACACTGCTGACTTCACTGATGGTCAGAGCCAAAATGTCCTCTAGAGAAGTTTTCCCTATTGACGGGTGctgagaaaaggaggaaggagtAGTCTCTTCCAGTTATATTCCCTACTTTGGAAGTCTTAGTTATCTCTGATAAAACACCTTCACCTCTTCTCTCCACAAGAAGTAGTGGaggggggacttcccttgtggtccagtggttaagaatctgccttccagtgcaggtgacataggtttgatccctggttgggaaactaagatcccacatgcaaggccaaaaaaaaaaagaaaagaaagaaaagaaaagaggcgGTGGAGGGAAGACGCAGATATATTTTAAGTTACCTGCATACTCCTCCTGGGTCTCCTCCACAAACCCCAGTTCCTGTTCTCCACACTGTTGTCCACCTATGGAGTGTTTTTCTGGGCATGATTGACCCTCACAAGTCAGTATAGACACAGGATCAATTTCCTGCCTTCCCCTTCTGGGAAACAATGATGCTAGTGAGTGTCAGATCTGCCACCAGTGTTACCTTTTATTTTGGAAGTACACATCCTAGATTTTAAAGGTCTTGTTAAAATATGTCCACACATGTGTGGACACATGGCCCTAGGACCATGTTGCCACAGCATATATCACAAATCAGTTAGGCTGCAAAACAAACCAACTGCAAAACTTAGTATCTTACAAAGCAGctattatatttatttagctCATAATTCTAGAGGTTATAATTTAGACTGTGTTTaggtgtttttgtctttttttttaagaattcattttttttaaaattgaagaacTAGGTGGTTTGTATGTTCTGAACTGGTCATGGCTGGTCCTGGTGGGAATGACTCAGGCATCTACAGTTAGCTAGTGGGTTGGGGTGGGCTGGGCTGGTTTATCGTGGCCTCAGCTGGGCTGACTGAGGTCTCTTTTTACACGACCTCCCATTCTTCAACTGGCTAGTTTATAAGATTGTGGTCTCACTGTTActagaaagcaagagagaaagctCCAACaggcaattaatttttaaatctcttcttgAAGCATATTTACTATTgttccattggccaaagcaagtcaaatGCCCAAGCCCAGAGGTAGAATGGTAGGGAATTATCCAAGTGGACACGTGGAGGCATAAATAAATTGGAGGATATTGCTGCAATAACAAGTTCAATATTACTTTGTGTAAGAAAAGCTAAAACGTCTAAAATTggatgtttgtgtttgtgtgtatgtgtgtgtgcgcatgcatgcatgtgctttGATAGGGCAGTTAGATGAAAGGGTTCCATGTTTGCAGTAAGGTCTGATGGAATAGAGATGGGTTACATTCCATTCTGGACACTGAATCGTCAGATTTCTTCTCCTACTTGTTGTATAAACCCTACCCTAATCTCCTTAAAGGTTAGGCGTTATATATTTAATTGGACATTCTTAGAGTAGAAAAGAGAGGTGAAGATTTTCCCACTAGCTCCTATATggacaataaatatttctgatgAATCGTGATTTTTTTCTGTCCCTTTTTCTGCATGTGCCTTATTCAA from Dama dama isolate Ldn47 chromosome 20, ASM3311817v1, whole genome shotgun sequence carries:
- the LOC133040196 gene encoding oviduct-specific glycoprotein, whose protein sequence is MKNNQIVPKDPQDEKILYPEFNKLKERNRGLKTLLSIGGWNFGTSRFTTMLSTFSNRERFVNSVIALLRTHGFNGLDLFFLYPGLRGSPSRDRWTFVFLLEELLQAFKNEARLTMRPRLLLSAAVSGDPHVIRKAYDARLLGRLLDFISVLSYDLHGSWEKVTGHNSPLFSLPGDPKSSAYAMNYWRQLGAPPEKLLMGLPTYGRTFHLLRASQNELRAEAVGPASPGKYTKQAGFLAYYEICSFVRRAKKRWIDDQYVPYAFKGKEWVGYDDAMSFSYKAVFIKREHFGGAMVWTLDLDDVRGNFCGTGPFPLVHTLNNLLVNDEFSSTPSPKFWFSTAMNSSRIGPEMPTMTRDLITGLGILPPGGEAVATETHRKSATMAISPRGEIATPTRSPLSFGRLTAAPEGKTESPGEKPLTTVGHLAVSPGGIAVGPVHRQTGQTVTPPGRKAGVPEKVTTPSGKMTVTPDGQAETLERSL